In Campylobacter sp. MIT 12-8780, the genomic window TAAAGAACAAACTGCAGGTATTACTCAAATCAATGAAAGTGTAGCTCATATAGAAAGTGTAACTCAAGATAATGTGAAGATTGCTAATGATAGTTCTGTGATTTCTGATGCAGTCAATAGTATTGCAAAAAATATTCTTGAAGATGCTCGGAAGAAGAAGTTTTAATACTAAAGCATAAGTAATTTTTATACTTTCAAATCAAACCTTAAACTTGAATTTGAGTTTAAGGTTTGGGTGTTTATTCTTCAGTCATTGCAAGCTTTTGTAAAAACAAAACTCTATTAGCTTAAAGCTTTAATGTATAAAATACTGATTTTTCTTAAATAATTTAAGCTTTGATTTGCTACAATCTAAAAAAAAACAAAAACTACAAATTTTAAAAAGGAACTTGATGTTTAAATCCCTTAACATAGCAATGAAGCTTGTCTTATCTGTTGCTTTAATCGTGATTGTAGGAATGGCTTTACTGATCCTTATCATCTCAAATCAAGTTTCTTCTAGCATAGAATACGAAGCAAAATCAACCATCTCTCAAGCCTCGCAAAGCTATGCAAACTATATGCAAGGCGTGCTTAATGAATCTGTAGCGCTAACCAAAGCGACTGCACATTCTATCAATCAAACTTTAAAAGAAAAAGACAAAGTGAATATTTATGTGCTTGAAGCTTTGTTTAAAAACATTTTTGACTCAAATTCACACTCTTCTTATGCTTTTTTATACCTTGAGGATACTTCTATTTTGCTTGATGATTTAGAATTTATCGACAAGCGATATAAAAGTGCGGACGATAGCTTTGGTATAGTATATTTTGATGATGATCTTACTCAAGTTGGACATGTAAAATCCATGCAGTTTAGCGAACGTTTTAAAAATCTTCCTGTTGTAGATAAGATCAAAAAAAGCGTCAAAGAAGCTAACCGCAATGCTATTTATTTTGATATGCCAATGAAGCTGGATTTTGGAAGGGGTGAATTTTTAGGCATTAATATGGCTATGGCACTTTTTGACAAAAAGGGAAAATTTTATAGGTGTTTTGGCTTATACTTTTGATTTTGCGGAATTTTCAAAGCTTTTGCTTGATCCTAAACTTGATCTTTATGAAGGAAATTTAAGGGTTTTATTTACTCAAGATGGAACCATAGCTATACACAAAAATGAGAATTTAATCCTGAAAAAATTCCTAGAAGTCAATACCTCACCACAAGCTGAAACGATCGCAAAGATAATCCAAGCAAATGAAAATGCCACTTTTGATAATTACCTAGCCACGACTTCAGAGCTTAGCTATATCAGCGTCGCTTCTTTTTCTACCACTGAAAACTCAAGTCAATGGAGCTTGGTTGTTACAGCGCCTAAAAATGCTGTTTTGACACCTTTGAAAAAATTAGAACTGACTATTTTTGCACTTTCTGCTTTATTTACTCTTATTATTTTGCTCATCGTGTATTATTCAGTCAATAAGATCATAGGCTCAAAAATTCCTCTAGTTGTCAAAGCCTTACATAGCTTCTTTCGTTTTTTAAATCATGAAAAAGTAGAATTTCAAAAAATCAAAATCGATACAAATGACGAGCTTGGCAATATGGCAAAAATGCTTAATGAAAGCATTATCACCATTCAGCATAATCTCAAAGAAGATCAAGACGCTGTAAAACAATCTGTGCAAACCGTCCATGTGGTAGAAAATGGGGATTTAACCGCAAGGATTATGGCTAGCCCTAAAAACCCTCAACTTATCGAGCTTAAAAACATACTTAACAATCTTCTTAATGTGCTTGAAGAAAAGATAGGCGCTGATATGAATGAAATTCAAAGAGTGTTTAATAGCTACAAGGCTTTAGATTTTACAACTAGCGTAGCAAATGCTAAAGGAAATGTTGAAATCACAACAAACGCACTTGGCTTAGAAATCATCAAAATGCTTAAACAAAGCTCAAAATTTGCAAATACTCTTAGCAATGAAAGCTCAAAACTCCGCCTTGCCGTGCAGTCTTTAGAGCAAAGCTCAAATTCTCAAGCACGAGCCCTTGAAGAAACAGCAAAGTCTTTAGAGCAAATCACTTCTTCTATGCAAAATGTCTCTAGCAAATCAAATGAAGTTCTTACTCAAAGCGAAGAGATCAAAAACATAAGCGCTATCATTAGAGATATATCCGATCAAATCAATCTCTTAGCCCTTAATGCAAACATAGAAGCAGCAAGAGCTGGCGAGCATGGAAGAGGTTTTGCAGTCGTTGCTGAAGAAGTAAAAGCACTTGCTGAAAAAACACAAAAATCTTTAGGCGAAATAGAAGCAAATGCAAATTTACTTACACAAAATATAAACGAAATGGCTGAGAGTATCAAAGAACAAACCGATGATATCACACAAATCAACGAAAGCGTAACCATGATCGAAAATATGACTCAAGAAAATGTAAAAATCGCTAATGATTCTTCAGTAATCTCTAAAAGCGTAGATGATATAGCAAGTAGCATACTCAAAGATGTGGAAGAGAAGAAATTTTAAGCACTTAAATTTCACAACTCATATTCTAGTTATCGCAGCTATTTTTTTGTGTCTTTTTGCTTTTTTCGCCTTAAAAACTCAAAAAACTTTGAGTAGCATTCTAGCATAAAATTACAACCCCAATGCAAAAAAAGTGCAATTTTTTTGCACACTACCGCTCAAAAGCCCTAAAAAGCACCCCAGCCACCGCCTCTTACCTTCACGCTCAAATGCACCAGCACTCGCCCAAAGCCTATCCAAACAAAGCTCCACCATTCAAACCCACCGCCTCATCAAACAAGTTTTCGCACTTTTGCATTTGCATTCTTTAAAAATTCTACTCCCCAAAGTGCATTTTTACGACAAAAACAGCATTTTTCAATCCAAATTCGCCGCCATTTTCCACCCAAAAACTCAAATCCCCTCCGCCCTCTCGTGTGGGGCGACAAGCCAAAGCCAAGCAAACGCAAATCGTGTGGGGCTGGGCGATACAAACTCATTCTCGTGCTAGAGGATGGCGCGGGGCAGCTCAACTCAAAACCACCCAAACTCAAACCAAATGCCAAAAGCTCTCATACAAGATCAAGCATCATCACAAATTTACCTGATAAGCTCAAGGAGTTGTTTTTGCAAGCTTGTCATTTAAGTTTGATTTCGCACTTCACCCACTTCACACGTCCTTTTTAGTTTTCAACGCTTTTTGCTCATCTTTTGCACCCTTGTTTTCACTTGCTGGTGGGCTTTCTTTCGCCTTCTCATCTTCATTTGCAAGCCTTTGACCTTTCATTTTCGCCTCCTCATTTTCTACATTTTGCTCGTGCAAAGGCGTGAAAAAAAGGGCATTTTCCTTACTTTCATCATTATATCTTTTCTTCAAAAAAGCGTTAATTTCTTTATCATAAATGATAAGCAAAGTTGTAATTATTATATGTGGTATAGTGCTGATAAAATACGCCACGCTCAAAGCCGAATAATCATCATTTGGCACACTCTGAGGCAAAAGAGCCGAAGCAAAAACGAGCATCGTGCCCAAAAACAGCCCAAGCGAGAGCACAAACTGCACCGCAACGCTCAGCAAAATCAGCCATTTGCTCACTGAAAAGATTTTGATATGCTGCAAACAAATCGCGATCGCCACCCCAAACACCCCAGCACACAAAGCAATGAGAACCTTACTCAAAAAAGAAACATCATTATTCATTTTAAAACCCTTTATCATTATCTTGCAGCAAAAACCCTGCCCGATTTTGCAAGATAATATCCCAAACCCTGCCCGACAAATCACCTCAAACAAGCCTTACTTTCTTGCGTTTAGCTTACAAAAAAAGGAGGCGGTATCGCTTCAAAATATCTCAAAAAACCTTGCAATTTCCCAATTTCTCGCAAAGCCTTCCCCCAAGCTACTTTCTTGCAAAAAGCGCGCAGGGTAGCTCTTGCCAAGCCCTTCAACTCAACCCTTCAACTCACTTGACCTCGTGCCAATCTTGCGTCGTATTACGCAAAAATTCCTCCGTGTAAAGCACATCAAGCCTGACTTTTAAGTCCGCATCAGTGATACTTTGCTTATCCCTTGTTGCACGCGCTAGATACAAAGGCATTCCACCTTCAAGGCTTCTTTTTGAGCCAGTTCGAACGATATTCATCGCCTCGCTCACTGAAATTTTCCTAATCGGCAACGCCGTAGCTATGGTGTTATGACACTGAATGCACCCCGTGCCCTTAAACACTTCATTATTTTTTGAAAGCTTTAAAAAAGCTAATTTCTCGCGTTCATCAAGATTCATTTTCACACTCAAAGCCCTTGTTTCAGCAAACATAATATCGATTTTATCTTTCAAATCAGCATTAATCTTTACATACTCATCAACAAAACCCTTAAAAATCACATAAACAGCGATCAAAAATACAATCAAAACAAAATTTAGTTTCATTTTGCACCATCATTTTGCAAAGTCTGTATCGCTTTGAGCTGATTTTCAAGCTTTTTATAATGATAAAAAAGATATGAATACGCATTAATAATATCAAGTTCATTTACGACTTTAGGCTTTTGCAAAGGCGGGGTTTCAAGCAGGTTAGGAGGCACTTTGATATACACAAGCTCACTTTGCTTGACAACTTGTGTTTGCGTCCTCGCCCCACAAGCATTCAAGCACAGCATTAAACAGCTCAGTAAGATTATTATCTTTGTTTTTGTATAAAATTTTTTGCACATACACGACCCTTTCGTTAAGCTTTTCATTCGCCTTACTCACGCTAGCAAGGGCTTGAAGCTCCTGTGTTTTTCTTTGCTCTAAAGCCTTTAAATCCGCCTCAAACTTGACATTTGCTTCTAAAGTCGTGTTTAAATCCCTCTTTAAAAGCTCATTTGCAAGCCTTGCTTCATCTAAAGCATAAAAAAGCCAGCCCACCCAAGCCAAAACAAGACTTATCAAAGCCCCAGCAAGGACATAAAGCCCAGAATTTGAGCCAAAAAAGCTCACAATCTTAAAAATGAAACTCATTTATACACCCAACGCGCCTTCACGCCTCTAGTATCTAAATGCACAAAGCCACGAAACGCGTCATTTAAATTGTGCTTAATAGCGATACCAAAAGGCTCATCGCCATATCTTTCAAGCACGAACTCATACACCTTTTGAGTAGGCACGCCCTTGATGATAAAATCCACAGCGTCCCCGTGCGTGTGCCTTGAGTTAGGTGCTCCGCCCACTTTTTTGTTGTGCTCTTTGCAACGATAGGCAGAATTTATAATCAAAGGTGCGTTAAAATGCTCTCTAATCTCGCACAAAACCTCGACAAGCCTATCACTTGGCATACCCGCTGGCAAGGTGCATTTTCCGCACTTGCACTCAAATTCTTTTTGGCTAAAATACTTATTTTCTAGCATACACTCTCCTTTTTTTTGCAAGTAGTGTAGTAGAAAAATAAAATAATAAAAAGGGTTAATATAGCTTGCAAACTGCACGCTACGGAGAAATGCCCGCGCAAACTCATATTTTGCATAAAACGATACTATAGGGGCTTTTTGATTGGGGTGTGAAAATTACTAAATCACACCCTTGTATCATAATCAGCCATATTTATGAGCTTTCCGCCATCTCCTCCACTTGCTTTATTCATAAATTGCAAGTTTGCACTTATCACGGCTCCTGTGCTTTTAGTCTGTGCTAAACTCATTCTATCCACTCCAACGCCATTTTCAGTGCCATTTCTAAACACATAATGATTTTTATGTAATTTTAAAGCCTTGTTTTTAGCTGCATATTTGACAAGTCGTATCGTAGCACTGCCACTTCTATAGACTGTTGTGCCTTTTACCCTTGCTTTGAAATTATACCCACTATCTTGAGTGTATATATCAAAAAATTTATAAGTATTATTTTGACTTGCGCTTGAGCAAACACATTCTAATGATATAAGATAATCATCATCTTCTTCACTACCAAAATTTGCTTGCAAATTTGCATCTAAAACAAAAGATTTTTGCATTGACTTTGATAAAGATACCAAGATCAATGCATTAGCCACACTACTATATTTTTTAGGATAAAGCCTTTCATCATCTTCAGTATAAAGTTCATCACATCGCAAAACAAAATTTGAATTGTAGTAATTTGTAGCAGTTGTTGTGATTGAAAGATTCATCAACAAAGCATTTCCACCAGCTCTTACTAGATCATAACCCATTCTTTCATTTGTTTTTGCTATCAAATCCACCTTCCAACCCACGCCCAAATCATCTGGCGTCGTTGCGATTTGTGTTTGAAAATACGTCAAATAATCAGCTGTGTATTCAGGTGAGCTTTGCGTAGCATTTGCGAAAAACTCGATTTGATTTTTAGCCGAACAAAGTGTAATGCCATTGTGTGATCTAACAGGCGTTACAGGCACGGTTAAAAACTCATTGATACGAATATCAGCCATACCTTTCTTTTTGCCGATGATTTGAAAGCTTACCTTAAATGCACCATTGATCGCATTTGCTAAAAAATAACTATACCCAATTGCCAAGAGATAGCCCGCTAAATTACTTGCATCATAGTAAGCATTTGCGTTATATTTGTTCATCCACTCTAATTGCACGATGAAGTATTCTTCATCTTTAAATTTTTCGATTTCATTTAAAAGGTGAGCTACAAAGCCCACAGCTGAAGATGATTGAGGGGCATAATTTGCTTGAGTAAAGCTCAAATACTCAAGTGGTGTTTTTTTCGAATTCACAAAAATGAGCTTTTTGCTTCCTTGCCTTACGGTATCACTATCACCTTCTTTGGCTAAGGCTATATAAACTTGATTGTTGATTACGGGTAAAATCCGCCCCCAAGTTGGAAAATTTAAAGCCCTATCTTGAGCTAGCACAAGCTGCCATTTTTGAGCCTTTTCATCACTCACAAGCTCATAATCCAAACCCCCGATATTTTCACCTACTGGATAAATTTGCGCCCCATTAAACATTACCTTATCAACGGCTTTTAAGCGGCAAAAAATCTTATCGATAGGCTTACTCTTGTTTAAAATAGCCATTTTCTAACCTTGTATAAAATAAAGCTTGTTATTGTTTTTCTCAGCCTCGCTTAAAGCATCATACTCAGCTTGAGTGTAAGTTAAAACCTGCTCGCTTTTTTGGTTAATAGCTGGACTTTTAAAGCCAGCTAGAGCTTGAGTGATGAGCTCATTTACCCTTGCTTCATTTGTCAAAGTGGCTAGCTCAGCTTTATCTGCTTTGCTCTGTGAGAGACTTTCAAGAGCTGTATTCTCAGCCTTGCTTTGCAAAGCTGCATTAAGCTCGTTTTGTAGTGTGCTAAGCTCGCTTTTTTCAGCCTTTGAAGCGATAAATGGCTCAATACTTGCCTGCGTTAAGTTCGCCATCGTGCCAGCCTCGCCCCTGTCGCCTTTCTCACCTTTCTCACCTTTCTCACCTTTTTCGCCCCGCAAACCCTGTTCGCCACGCTCGCCCCTGTCGCCTTTTTCGCCACGCTCACCTTGCAAACCTTGCTCGCCTCGCTCTCCTTTTAAGCTTGCAAGTTGCTGGGGCGTAAAATCACTAAACACAAAAGCATCGCCTTTGTCTCCCTTTTCTCCCTTTTCTCCACGCTCGCCTTGCAAACCCTGTTCGCCCTTGTCGCCTTTTGCACCCCCGCCAAGTTGTGTGATTTTTTCAGTGATGACGCGTTCAAGCTCGTTTTTTTCGGCTTTTGCCTCAAGTGCTTGCGTGGTAGCGATGATATCTTGCTCAATTCTTGCAAGGCTTGCTTCAAAGCTATCCTCAACCCTCACAAACCCTGCCTCAAGCTCACTTTTTCGCGCAAAATCACTCAAATCAAACTTAGTATTAATATCATTAAATTCCCTGCCATCGTAGATAAACCACTGCTCATTTGCACCCTCGCCAACGATGTATAAATCCCCGCTCAAAGGCTTTTTAATCGCCTCAAGCTCGGCTAAACCTGCCAAATGCCCCTTAAACCTTACTCCGCTTGCCAGCTGAGCCAAAAGCTCGTTAATCTTGCCTTCAAACTCGGCTTGTTTTTGGCTTTCATACTCGTTAAATTGACGCTTTAACTCAGTTTCTAAAGCCGCTAAAGCCGCAGCAATCTCAGCTTTAACACCAGCAGTATTCATACCACTAAAACCCTCAGCCTTTGCTTCAAAACTCGCCACAAGCTGTTTAATCTCAGCGATTAAGTCCCTTAAATACCCACTTTGCTCCTCGATAAGATCAAGCGTTTGCATTTCATTCATCATTTGCTCCTAAAGTGATTGTTTCAAGCTCAGCCTTTGAATGAGCGTTTGAAAGTGCATTTTTGCACTCTCTAAGCTTCAAAGCCCCCTCATTTAGCCTTTCGCTCATCAGTTGCGTAAGTTTTGTAAGTTCGCTAAGATCAAGGCGGACAAAGCTATTATCAAGGCTGATAAAAGCAAAGCTTTCAGGCACGCCATTAAGCAAAGAAAAAAGATTAAGATAGGTGCTTAAAAGCCCAAATTCACTTGCACTTACGCGGAATTCTTTTTCTTTAAAATGCAAAGGCTTAGCTAAAAAAGTTTCGTATTCTTCATTTAAATCCTCAAGTTTGAGCGCCTTAAGCTCTTCTAAAGGCTTGTCTTTGGCTTCAAAAGATAAAATATACTCAAAATCAGCTTCATTAAAATTGCCAGTGCGCTGTAAAAACTGCGTTCTTTCATCAAAGCTAGGCTTTGCAAGCTCTTTAACACTTGCCAAACCCAAAGCCCTCAAATCAGCCTTTTCAAGCTTAGAAACAAACCAAGTATTACCCTGTTCATCAGTGTAAATATCACTCTCAAGCAGCTCTTTTTTGTGTGTATTGTAAAGCATTGTTATTCCTTTTTTTGCCTTGTATTATAAACAAAACACAAAATGCAAAAAAGGGTTAAAAGCTCACCCAGTCATCACAAGCAAGCAAAACACCCGCCCGCTATCCTTGCAAAAACGATATTTTACAGGGTTGTAACTCAAAACAAAATACCAATCATTTCCTTTTAAGCTTATCTTCAAGTTTTTTGATACGAAACTCACAAATACCAAGCCAAAGTGCTAGTATGAGGATTAAGATAAAATCTAAGTTCATTTTTACTCCTTTTATGTTATAATGTTTCAAGATGAAAAGGCAAAGTCGCAAAGCCCTTAAAAAGGGCTTTTTGTCTAACTCGTTAAGAGTTTGACTATCGCTAAAATGCAAAAAGCGATTTTTAAGATTAGGGCTAGTAATCTTAGTCTTTTCATCTTTTTTCCTTTCTTTTTTGGATTTGTATTTTTAATGATATGTTAAAAATACATTATAATTATACACTAAAAATTAAAATTTATCAAGAATTTTTTAACTTTTAATTAACTTTTTTTTGATATAATTACATTTTAAATTAAAACAAAGGTTGCGTGATGACTTATGAAGAATTCTCAAACAAGCTTAAAGCCTTAAAGCTGAGCAAAGATGAGTTTTCAAAGTTAGTGGGTATGAATTATAACTCAGTAGCCAACTGGAAACTTAAAGAAATCCCCGCTTGGGTGGAGCCTTTTTTAAAGTTTTATGAAAGAAGCCTTGATCTTGAAGAGCTCTTAAAAGTGATGCACAAATACACCCGAAAAATCGAAAGCTAAAGCAAAATGCTAAGTCTGTGAGCCAAGCTTTTGCAAACCAAACAGCAAGCCTTTCAATGTGCAAGAAAGTGTGCATTAAAACATTTATGGGGCTTCAAACTCTTGCTTTGGCTTAAGATTGAGCGTTCATTTTACGCAATTTATAAAATTTGTATTTGAAAAAGCTCTATTTTGCCACTTATTGAAAGCTCATTATCAAAATAATTTTTCTTTGTTCTGCCTAGTTTATTTTTATAGTAATGATATCCATTTTCTCTTAAACGCAAACGCAATTTAAAAAATTTATTTGCAGGGATATCAAAAACCCCCTCTTTAATCGCCAAAGCCTCGCCTTTACTTTGTGAAAGCAAGGTTGAATGCTCATTGAGATTTGTTTGGCTGAGCCCTTGAAAACATAAAAGCTCAAAATAATCCCAATATTTTCTATGATTTTTATGCCCACCCACCTGCGTTGCAAATCGTGCTTGAGCGTAAGCTTCCTGCGTGATTAAAAAGCAAATATATAGCCTCAAAGCCTAGCACAATGAAACACTTCGCTTTCATACGCATTAGCCTTTAAGCTTTGATTGAGAGTGAAATTTGCAAATAAAATAGACATTTTTATCCTTTTTTTATAGATTTAAAATCTTCATCGCCCAAGCCTTTATCTTGCTCATCAGCTTTATTTGAAACAAACACGATTATTAAAAGCACGCAAAGTCATCTCTTTGCCAAAAGCTCCGCAAAAGCTCTTGCCACCCCTTCACACAAGCTCTAAACTCAAAATTTCAAAATCACTTAATTTTAAAGTATAATGATAAGTGCTTCTGGCTCTGTAATGCGTTTTGTAGCCCTTAAACCCGTGAAAGACCTTGTATGATTCTTCCCAAACTTGATGCAAAACTAAATCAATGCGATAATAAGTATTCAAAGGCACTTGAGTGCTTACTTCTTTGAGTGTGCGGGCTTGATTTTTGTAAAATTGGACTAAAGTTTTTGAGCTTGCCCCAGAAAAATTTGCATTTGAAGAGCTACTCAGCCAAACTTCAGCGATGGTGTGTATCCTTTCATGAGTGTAATAAAGCTCATCGTATTTGCTTTGAGTGATTAAAGCTTTAAGTTTGAGTGTGATTTGATGTGGTGTAAAAGCTATGCTTGAATGCGTGTTTGTGAAATTAATAGGCGCATTATTATTAACAAGGATTTTCATTTTCTTTGTTATTCCTTGTCAGCTTCGCACCAAGCGGATTACGCCGTTTATAATGCCGTAGCTAAAAAGCTCCCAGCTGTTAAAATTGCTCTGCGAGATCCGCCAGTTAAACGGGGCATTAAAGCCTGTGATACGATTGGCACCATTGACAAAAATCATACCGCTTTTGCCTTCACACCCAGCCACTGAAACACTTCTTAAAGCTTGATTTGAAGTAAGATTAAGCTTAAAGTTTATACCTTTTCTAAAGTCAATGCTTGCGTTGTTGTTTGCATTATTTACCCAATCATAATTATATCGATTGTAAGTATTAGTAATATTTGTTTGAAGCTCAGTTTTTGCAGTGTGTAAATGAGAGCTTAACTCGGCTTTAGTTTTATCCACAAAAGCTTTATTTGTCAGCTGTTGCGGGTATTTAATCTCTAAAAGTTCTTTGTATTTGTTTGGCAGACTTTCATCTGGCAAGATGAGCCTTTCGATGATCTTAAGCCTTTTATCATGCTCATTGACAAAAATATAAGGCAAAAGCCCATTTGGCTCTATCACACGCCACTCAAAATTCGTGTAAAATCGCACGAAGATAAAGAGCTCATCGCCTTTTTTCCACACATCAGCAAAATTCGCATTTTCAGGCTCATCATCTTGTTCAAAAGCAAAAGAGCCCTCAAGATTGATCTTTTTAAACATAGCGACATTACTATCCACAAAATAATAATACAACTCATTTGAATACGGCTTAAAAAGTAAATCCCCAGCATTTGCAGTCTTTGGCTCAAGTTCTTGATGAAAGCGGGCGTATTTCAAACAAGCTTTAAGGCTCAAAAAGCCCGTATTTGAAGCCGTGCCAGTGTAGCTTTTAAGCTCGCCTTCATAGATATTATCTGCTTGATGATGAAACCACAAATCATTTTCTAAAAGCTCATCAGGAGCACTTTCCCCTTGAAAACGCGCCCTTTGCTTGCTTTCGTCTAAACGCACGAAGTCATAGTTTTGCCCTAGCTTTTGATACACAAACACTTCTCTTTCATCGCCTTTAAACCACAGATCAAACATATTCACAAGCACTTCATCAGCCCCAGCACTTGCTTGAGTGTTGATAGGCTCATTCATCTGAAAAAATTTAGCGTGCAAATACGCCTTTTCAAGTGCTATCCACTTTTGCACCAAAGTATCATTTTCATTTACGCTGACATATAAAAAGAATTCCTCGCCCTTTTTCCAGATATCATTAAGCTTGACATTTAAACTCGGCTCATCATCTTGCTCAAAACGCACCTGCTCAAGCTTTTTAGAGATTTGCACCCAGCTTTCATTTTCGCGGTAAAAAAGCTCTAAATAATCCATCTTAAACCAAGTTTGCCCCGCTTTGATAGGATTTGTATCGCTTGAAACAGGCTTTTGCTGACACTGAAAATCCGCACGAAAAGGCGTTTGATTGATCTTGTGCCAATTATTGCCGTGAATATCGTTTAAAAAAAGAAAAAGCTCATCAGTATCGTTTTTATAAAAGGCATCATCAAGTCGCGCAAAATACTCAGGCTCATCAGCACTAAAAAACGAAATGGCAGGGTTTTGGATATATTTTTTCACCACCGCTTCATTGAGATCAAGCCAAGTATTTTCAAGGCGAGCATTTGCAGGCTCTTTTGCACTCACAAAATCAAGCTCATCAAGGCTTTCTTTTAGGGACGCGATGTGCTGATTTAAGCGATCAAATTGTTCGTTCACAAACTCGCTCACTTCGCTTTTTGTCTGCTCTTTTTTCGTCTCTAAGCTTTGAAAAACCTCTTCTTGCTTTGTCTCAAGCTCGCTTTGTTTTTGCGTTAAGTTCAGCTCAAGCTCGCTGTGAAGCAGTTTTAGCTCGGCGATTTTGCTTTCATACAGAGCAAGGGCTTGATTTTTAAGGTTGTTTGCAAAAGCAAGGATTTGCTCTTTTTTGCCCTCAAGTTCAGTTATAGTTTGCTCTGCAAGCTCTTTTTTGTTCTCAATTTCATTTTTTAATTCTTGCAAATTCCCAAGTTTTGCGATGAGCACTTCAATATCATTTTTATACGCATCCATTGCCTCAAAATCCGCTTGCACCTCGTTTTTGAGACTTTCAAGCTCATTTTTAAGCGTGCTGGTAAGCTCAAGCTTTTGGCGCACCTCATTTAAACTCGCCTCAAGCTCGCTTTTTTGTGCTCTTAAAGCCTCATTAAAAGCGTCTTTTTCGCTTCTAAAATCCTCTAAAAGCGATTGCGTTTCATTTTGCTTATTTTTTAAAGCCTCAAGCGTGCGTAAATACTCATTTTCAAGACTTTCAAACACCTGATACACCTCATTGACGCAAAACAAGGTCATCTTCACTTGCTCTTTAAAGTTCGCATTTTCTTTAAGGGCATTTAAAAGCTGTTCATCAAGGCTTAAATTTGGGGTTTGATTTTGATCTGGCATAGTCGTTTCCCTTTTTTTCTAAAATAAAACAAAGTCTAAGACAATTTCAAAAGAAAGAAAAGGGTTAAATGAAACTTTTTAAAAAAAACAAACAAGCCCCAACCCTGCCCCAAATTAAAGGCAG contains:
- a CDS encoding methyl-accepting chemotaxis protein, yielding MQNVSSKSNEVLTQSEEIKNISAIIRDISDQINLLALNANIEAARAGEHGRGFAVVAEEVKALAEKTQKSLGEIEANANLLTQNINEMAESIKEQTDDITQINESVTMIENMTQENVKIANDSSVISKSVDDIASSILKDVEEKKF
- a CDS encoding YcbK family protein; the encoded protein is MLENKYFSQKEFECKCGKCTLPAGMPSDRLVEVLCEIREHFNAPLIINSAYRCKEHNKKVGGAPNSRHTHGDAVDFIIKGVPTQKVYEFVLERYGDEPFGIAIKHNLNDAFRGFVHLDTRGVKARWVYK
- a CDS encoding collagen-like triple helix repeat-containing protein, with translation MNEMQTLDLIEEQSGYLRDLIAEIKQLVASFEAKAEGFSGMNTAGVKAEIAAALAALETELKRQFNEYESQKQAEFEGKINELLAQLASGVRFKGHLAGLAELEAIKKPLSGDLYIVGEGANEQWFIYDGREFNDINTKFDLSDFARKSELEAGFVRVEDSFEASLARIEQDIIATTQALEAKAEKNELERVITEKITQLGGGAKGDKGEQGLQGERGEKGEKGDKGDAFVFSDFTPQQLASLKGERGEQGLQGERGEKGDRGERGEQGLRGEKGEKGEKGEKGDRGEAGTMANLTQASIEPFIASKAEKSELSTLQNELNAALQSKAENTALESLSQSKADKAELATLTNEARVNELITQALAGFKSPAINQKSEQVLTYTQAEYDALSEAEKNNNKLYFIQG